Below is a genomic region from Gillisia sp. Hel_I_86.
TCGCTTCAGTAAGGTCATTAACCGTAACTGTAATAGTAGCTGTTTCTGTACCAATAGCACAATCTTCAAGTCCACTTACAGTATAGGTAATTTCAAATTCACCTACTCCTAATTGAGCTGGAACAAAGGAAACGATTTCTTCGCCATCTAATTCGAAAGTACCAAATGTATTTGCACCTGCTCCTAATAAACTACTCAGTTGCACTTCTTGATCATTGGTTATGCAATATGCCGGGGGAGTTTGATCTCCACCTGCATTCGCAACCTGAGTGTTATTTATTGTAATTGAAAATTGTGCAACGTCATCTGAACAAACGGGATTTCCGGATTCTACTGTATAAGTAGCATTTAGTACAAATGAGCTAGGTCTATTGGGATTGTTAAAGAAAGCTATAAAATCATCTGCTAACTCATTGCTACTAGGATCAAAAATACCATCCATATCGCCATTCCAACCAAAGAGATCTAAAATTGCCAATATAGTAGCATCAGGATCTAATTGATTATAGCTGGCGGCTAATGTTTCAAGTTGAGTTATACAAATAGAGTCTGTAATATCTGGTCCCGCATTAGGAGCTTCCTCTACTGTGATGGTAAACTCTTCTGTTTCTGTGCCTGTCGTACAGTTTTCTACACTTCCATTCACTGTATATGTAAAATCATTAACTTCAAGAGTTGCGGTTTGTGGATTAAAACTTGTTACCACTTCATCACTTGAATTTCTAAAAGTTCCTCCTGTAGTAGCATCATCACTTAATAAAGATGACAGAGTAATACTATCACCATTGCTACAAACATCAAAATCGTCAATAGTTCCAGCTTCTACAGGGGTAGGAGCTTCCACTTTAACTGTGATTACTGCGGAATCTGTACAACTACCAGTAGCTACGGTATATGTGGTTGTAAAGGTGCCAATTGGATTATCAATGAATTGATTCATAAGATCGGTAAGAGTGGAATTTGTAAATTCACCTCCAGGATCCCTACCAACCAATAATTCATTAAATCTTTCAATTAGGGAGGCTGCATCGGTTAATGCGGATTGACAAATAGTTTCATTAACATCACTTCCAGCATTTGGAATTTCTACAAGATCAACAGTAACCTTTGTCACTTTACAACTATCAGGATTTCCATTTGCAGTAAAGTAAAAAGCTCCTTCATCTTCACTATCTCTTAAAAATGCTTGTGGGTTCAATAATATTGTAAAGTCTTCATCAGCAAAAAACGGGGTACCATAAGGAGAAAGTAAATCTTCAACCCTTGGTTTAGTAGAAGCATCATCTGAATCTATACAAAATATTTGGGTGGTTTGGTCCGGTGGTACGTCTTGAAAGTTTACGGTCACTGGTGCTCTATCTCTACTTTCACATGGAGGAAGTTCTCTATTTACCCTATTTACAATTTGGCTAGCGTAATAGGTTTCTCCATTTATAAGCGGTGTAGTGCTACTTAGCTGAGGATTGGAAGTACTTGTACTATACCATCTAAATGCAGTTTGATTATCACTAGTAGCTTGTGCTACAAGATCTGCAACGGTAGCTCCAGGACAAAAAGTTTGTGTTGGATCTGCAGTTGGCGCGAGGGCTAATACCGGGTCGTATCTTAAAGCTAAACGACTTGAAGGGCAATTGGTAGATGGATTTCTTTGTCCGGCAAAATAGCTGTTGCCTTCTAATAAAAGAGTAGTTGGAGCTAAAGGGCTTCCACTATATTCCTCATCATATATCTCAACCTCATTCCCATTTACACTGTCAATTAAATCTTGAACCGTGCTAGTGCCTCCCGGAGCATATTCACAAGGAGCGTAAGTATTACCAAAGTCGGCAGTAGGTACGCCAATATCATCTACAGTAACGTCTACCCGCACTCTTCCTGGACGACATGTTCCAGAGTTGTTTCCGGCGTAGTATGGTCGTGTTTCCAGTAATTCATTTTCTGGAATTGGGGTGTTAGAGGTTTCTGTTCTGTACCATCTAACTCCGTCCCCATTCGCAGTGGCTTCTAAGTCGGCAACAGTGGCCAAATAGCAGAATTCCTGCGACGTGTCGCTAACAGTCGGGCAGTTAGCTTGCCCGTAAGTGGACGAACTTCCAATTAATAAAATAAGGGCGAAAAGGAGCATGCTATATCCCTTCTTCCCTAATGTAAAATTTTGCATAGGCTAGGTGTTAAGTTTAACATTAAATATTTTAGTTAATAAATGACCATAAAAGGCAACACAAATATTGCAATATTTTTCTACAATACCGGTTTTTTTAAGTATTAATTTAACACCAAAAAATAACGATGTTAATATTTTGTTAATCTGATGCTCCGAGCGCTGTATGGTAAGGATCATGTATGACATTAATTTCTTACATTCGATTTTATGAAAACAATTCTTATTTTACCACTCATATTATTTATTTCAGCATCCTATTCCCAAACCGTTTCAGATAGGGCAATTTCTTATTTAGAAGTAGGGAAAATAGGCGAAGCTAACTCCCTTCTTACAGAACAAGTTAATAAAAATAATATAGATCTTAAGGTTTTTGAATTATTAGCGGATATTGCAAGTTTCGAAAAAAATTGGGATACTGCTATATTATATTATAAGAAACTGGTTGTTTCTCACCCTAAGAATGCAGGCTTTAATCTAAAATATGGAGGAGCTTTGGGAATGAAGGCATTGAGTGTTTCAAGATTTCAGGCCGTAGTTTATATTCCAGATATTAAGAAACATTTGGTACTGGCGGCAGAACAAGATCTTTCTCAAATTGAATCTAGACGGGCTCTTGTAGAGTTATATGTTAAATTACCCGGTTTTTTGGGTGGGAGCGAAGAAAAAGCCTTGATATACGCTAATCAACTGGAAGATCTATGTCCTGTTAATGCATATTTAGCAAAAGGTTTTATCGTAAAGGAGAATGAGGATATCGAGGATGCTTTGGTTTATTATAAAAAGGCATTTAAAAAATATAAGTCTTCGGGTGAAGCCACAGATACTAATTCTCTTAACTATGAGCTCGGTAAAGTCGCTGCAGAATTTGGTGTTGAGCCTAATTATGGTCTAGACTTGTTAGAGAGGTACACAAAAAATTACAGTTATAAGGATATTTATTCTATGGAATGGGTGTACTTAAGAAAGGCCCAGATTATGGCTAATCTTAAAAATAAACGGGACGCTTTGGGATATATTGACAAAGCCCTAACGCTTAAGGCTGATTTTAAAGAAGCTTTGAAAGAAAGGGAGCGGATTCAAGAGCTATAAATAGGTTTTATCTTCTTTAAAATATGCTTTAATACCTATATTTGTCTCAAATTTCATTTCATGAACCTTCATTTTATTGCAATTGGCGGAAGCGCAATGCACAATTTGGCGCTAGCCCTAAATCACAAAGGAAATAAAATAACAGGAAGCGACGATGCCATTTTTGAGCCTTCAAAATCCAAACTTAAAAATGCAGGATTATTGCCTGATGAAAACGGATGGTTTCCTAATAAGATCACTACACACCTAGATGCAATTATCCTTGGAATGCATGCAAAAAAGGATAATCCAGAACTGCTTCGGGCTATCGATTTAGGTATTAAAATATATTCTTATCCAGAATTTTTATTTGAACAATCCAAACATAAAACGAGGGTCGTTATAGGGGGTTCCCATGGGAAAACTACCATAACTTCTATGATCTTGCACGTTTTGCATTATAATGGAAAAGAAATTGACTTTATGGTGGGAGCCCAGTTGGAAGGGTTTGAAACCATGGTTCATTTAACCGAAGAAAACGATTTTATTCTTTTAGAAGGTGATGAATACCTTTCTTCACCTATAGATAGAAGGCCAAAATTCCATCTTTATAAGCCTAATATTGCCTTATTGAGCGGAATTGCTTGGGATCACGTGAATGTTTTTCCCACTTATGAGAATTACGTAGAGCAATTCGAAATTTTTGTGGACTCCATAGTTAGTGGTGGAATTCTGGTCTATAATGAGGAGGATCCTGAGCTTGTTGGAATTGCTGAAAATACAACTAACCAAATTCGCAAACATGGATATAATACCCCAGAGTATTCGATAGAAGACGGAACAACAATATTAAATACTCCAGAAGGCGAGCTGCCACTGGAATTGTTTGGAGCGCACAATCTTAACAATTTGGCAGGTGCAAAATGGATCTGTCAGCATATGGGCGTTGATGAAGATGATTTTTATGAAGCTATTTCCACATTTAAAGGCGCTTCCAAAAGATTGGAAAAGATAGTAGGCACCAACAATATGCTCGTATATAAAGATTTTGCGCATAGTCCATCCAAAGTGATCGCTACAACTACAGCGGTTAAAAATCAATATCCTAATAAAACCCTGGTTGCTTGTTTGGAGTTGCATACCTATAGCAGTTTAACTCCTGAATTTTTAAAACAGTATAATTCTAGTTTGAATAGTGCCGATGAAGCCATAGTTTTCTTCTCTCCGGAAGCACTTCAGATAAAAAAGTTGCCCCCAATTACAGAGTCGCAGATCTTTGAAGCATTCGGAAAATCAGATTTAACAGTTTTTACCAATCCCGAAAAATTTCAACTTCATTTAAAAAACATGGATTACTCAAATAAAGTGCTGTTGCTTATGAGCAGTGGGAATTATGGTGGACTGGATTTTAATGAAATCAAAAATTGGGTTTCTTAACAATTTAATACCTTATGGAGCATATAACTGTAATAGCGATCTCTAATTTTTAAAATTAGGGCGCAAAGATTGTTCTTTGCGGGAGTTGATAACATAATTCAGGTTTTCTATTAAAAAATTTAACTAAGCGCAATTGCCTGATTTGTTTATATTTATATAAACGAATTTCATGAGTAGCACTAAAATCCCCTTCACGATTAAAAATTGGGCCATAGATGATAGGCCTCGCGAAAAATTGCTTCAAAAGGGAAAGCTCTCCTTAACAGATGCAGAATTGATTGCAATTCTAATCGGCTCGGGGAGCAGGGAAGAAAGTGCAGTAGAGCTATCAAAGAAAATCCTTTCAAAAAGCCAGAACAATCTAAATTTATTGGGAAAGCAATCTGTTTCTCAACTTATGGAATTTAAGGGAATAGGAGAGGCTAAAGCCATTTCAATTATGGCAGCAATGGAGTTGGGAAGACGAAGGCGTTCTGAAGATGCGATAGAAAACGTAAAAATTACGTCCAGTAATTCCGTTTTCGAGGTTCTGCAACCTATTCTTGGGGATTTACCGCACGAGGAGTTTTGGATCTTGTACTTGAACAATGCCAATAAGATCCTTGAAAAATTCCAAATAAGCAAAGGTGGTATTACAGGCACCTTGGTGGACGTGCGTATTACGCTCCGCAAAGCTTTGGAATTGGGCGCAGTTTCCTTGATTCTTGCCCACAATCACCCTTCTGGAAATTTAAAACCCAGCGAGGTAGATAAGCAATTAACCCTAAAGCTTAAAACTGCTGCCGAAAGTATGGATATTAAGATCCTGGATCACCTTATTGTTACCGAAAAGTCCTATTTTAGCTTTGCCGACGAAGGATTGATGTAATTCCAATTGTATATCCGAAAAGTATTATAAAATAAAAAATAACGGCATTCTGAACTTGTTTCAGAATCTTATAACACTAAGAATCAATACAGTAAATAGAGACCCTGAAATAAATTCAGGGTGACAAAACAACTATAGGATAAAAAACGGATATACAAAATTCCCCTTTACAATGCTTTTAATTTATACTCAAAAAATAACTCCCAGGATAACCTACGCTTTTAAGCACCTTTGTACCCGCGTGCTGGGTGTGGAGCTTAAAATCACTTCAAAAATAGAAGAGTTTATTGCGTACGAAAGCATGAAGTTTTCTTATGGCAAAAAGAGGCTTGGCAACGAACTGTTTTTTCAGAATGTAGATCTTTTATTAGAACAAGGTTTTAGTGATGTAGAAATAAAAGTACAAGATTGGGAAGAGACTAAATGTTTTTTCCCGGTTTCAGAAAACAGTGATCTGCCTTTCGATATTTTCGCGGCCTCCTTTTATTTGCTTTCCCGGTACGAAGAATATTTGCCCCATGTTAAAGACGATTTTGGAAGGTTCCCGGCTTTGGAAAGTTTGGCTTTTAAAAAAGGGTTTTTAAATTCCCCTGTCATCGATATTTGGATTCAAAAATTCAAAAAATTATTGGTATCCAGATTTCCTGAAATATCCTTTAAGAAGCGTGAATATAAATCGACTTCTGTAATTTCTGTAAGCCACGTTTTTAATTTTCAGAATAAAGGATTTTTAAGAAGTGTAACAGGAACCTTAATAGATTTGGGCAAGTTGAAGTTTTCTCGGGTTTCCGATAGGATAAAAGTGCAGCTCAGGTTCAAAAAAGACCCTTATAATGTGTTTGACGACCTAATCTCATTGGTAAAAAAACATAAGATCAACTTAAATTTCATGTTTCAGCTAAGCAATTTTAATGCTTACGACAGAAATATTAATTACAATAGGCTGAATTACCGCGAAATTATTAAATATGTTGCAGATTATTCCATAGTAGGATTGCGATTGGGGTATTTTGCGATCTCTAATATTGAAGCTTTAAAGGTTGAAAAAAAGCGGTTTGAGAACATTATCCACGGACCTTTGCAAAATGTTATAAATACAAAGTACAATTTAATGTTGCCAGAGCATTATGGTTTTTTGAACGAACTGGAAATCCCCAATGACTATTCTATGGGGTATCCAGAGACAATTGGGTTTAGGGCAGGAACTAGTTTGCCCTTTTTGTTCTACGACATCAATTTGGAAATAACAACCCCATTAAAGGTTCATCCCTATGTTTTTCATTCCCAGGCGACACGGATTTATGAAGCCAATGAACTACAGGAAGTTGTTCTTAAAATAATGAAAGATCTAAAAAATGTGAAAGGAAATATGCTTACGATCTTTAAAAACAGGGATTTTTCGGAATATTCAAATTTTAAATATCACTATTCATTATTAAAGCAAATACATGAAATTCAATAACATAAAACATGTCTATTTTGATCTGGATCATACGTTGTGGGATTTCGATAAAAATTCGGCATTGACCTTCGATGTGATTTTCAAGGAAGAAAACATAGGCCTGGAAATTCAGGATTTTCTAGAGGCCTACATTCCTATTAATATTGACTATTGGGCCAGGTATCGGAATAATTTGGTTTCCAAAGAGCTTTTGCGTGTGGGAAGGCTTCGGGATAGTTTCGATGCTTTGAAAATTCAAATTTCAGATGAATCAATAGATAAATTGTCAAATAGGTACATTAGTGTTTTGCCCGGTTTTAACCATTTGCTTCAAGATACCAAAGAGATTTTGGAGTATTTGAAGCCTAAGTACAAGCTGCATATTATTACAAATGGTTTTGAAGAAATTCAGCATAACAAAATGCAAAACTCCCAGATTGCAGATTATTTTGATACTATTACAACTTCTGAAGAAGCTGGGGTGAAAAAGCCACATTTACAAATATTTGCAAAAGCCCTTCTAAAATCCAATGCCGTTCCAGAAAATTCCGTCATGATTGGCGATAGTTATGAAGCCGATATTGAAGGCGCGAAAAATGCAGGTTTGCATGCCGTTTATTTCGATTACTATGGAAAGCTTGAAACTGTGCAAGTGCCTCAAATCCAAAAGTTAAAAGAGCTGGAAATGTATTTATAGCAATAAAGAATTTATATCTTCGTTTCACTAAAAGAATTGTCCCCTGATGTCTTTTGTAAAACTACTTAAAACCCCCATTTTACTGCTGCTTTTTAGCGTGGTGTTGCATTCTTGTGTAAAAGGGGTAGATCTGGACCAAACAGAAGAGATTGCCTTAACCCCAGACCTTCAGGTAAGTTTATTGGTTTTTGATGTAACCAACGAAGATTTTTTGGATAAGGACACTGGAGCTTTTGTACCAATTATTCGCGATACGGTGCGATTGGAATTTTTGGATGATAGCTACATCCAGGATGATCTGGTAACGGTGGAATTCAGTTTTAAGTACACTAATTCCTTCCCGCAATCTTTTAGGAATAAAATCTCTTTTCTTTCTGAAAATGATAGGGTACAACATGCTGTGAGCTTTGATATTGCTGAAGGAAACAAAGATGCTCCAGCGGTTACAGATTGGATAGAGTTTATTGGGAACGAACGGATTGATGTTATAAAAAAATCCATTAAAATGGTGGTGGAGATCGAAGTAATACCTGATACGGATCCTTTCGAAGGGGAATTAAAATTTGAATCAAAGGGACTTTTTTCATTTGAATTTTAGCGGATGAGATTATACCTTTCCTGCTTTACGATATTATTGGGAATTACACTTTGCCAAGCACAGAATAAGCAGTTGTTGTATAACGTGCGGGGCTTGCCACAATCCTTGCTCAACAATCCTGGTGCAAACGTGAATTTCGATGGGCATATTGGAATTCCCTTATTTTCCAAATTCCATATCTCGGCCGGATCATCGGGAGTTAATTTATACGATATTTTTGATGATTCCAAGCCAGACGTAAATAGAAAGGTAAGTGCCGCAATTAGAAGGTTGACCAGGGACGATTATTTCACACTGAACCAACAATTAGAAGTCCTTTCTTTTGGTTGGAGGTTAAACAATGGGCAGTACTTTTCTGCTGGAGTGTACCAAGAAATGGATATGTTCGCGTATTTCCCAAAAGACCCGGCGTTATTGGTGAATGAAGGTAACAATGCGTATTTAAACGTCCCGTTTGATTTTTCTGATGTTGCCTTTACAGGAGAGATCATGACGGTCTATCATCTCGGGCTCAATAAAAAAATAAATGATAAATTAACCATTGGAGCACGAGCTAAGTTGTATTCTGGAATATTCAATGTCGCAAGCACAAATAATTCGGGAAAATTCATAACCCGGGACGATCCCAATACCCCAAATTTTTATAGGCATTTTGCAGAGAATATAGATATAAGGGTAAATACTTCTGGATATGCTTCTTTAAACAATACGGGCAGAACAGTACAAGAATCTACTCGTGATTTGTTAAAACGATCTTTTTTTGGTGGAAATATTGGCGCTGGGGTAGATTTGGGGGCGTCTTATAATCTTCAGGACAATTTAAGGCTTACCGCTTCTATTTTGGATATTGGTATGATGTATCAACAGTACGATGTAGAAAATTATTTGTACTATGGAGATTATGAAACAGATGGGATAGAGCCTTTGTTTCCAGATATAGCTCCTAGCAATAATACCATACCCTATTGGGACCTTTTTGAAGATGAGGTAGATAGGAATTTAAAGGATGAAACCGTAAATGAGGAATATAAAACTTGGAGGCCTGTTAAATTTAATGCTGCGATAGAATTTGGATTTGAGGAAATGTTTGAAACTTGCGATTATTTAAGGACTTATAAGCGTAGGAATTTCAATCTAATAGGGATACATCTTTTTGGCGTAAAGCGGCCCAGGACCATGAACTATGCTTTAACCACCTATTATGATAGGAAATTTTCAAATAACTTTCGAGCAAAAGTGTCTTATACCGTAGACGATTTTTCATATTATAATGTAGGTTTGTTGGTCTCAACAAAAATTAAAAAATTTAATTTTTATCTTGCAGCAGATAATTTGATTGGATATTTAAACCTTGCAAAATCACAAAGTGCTTCCATACAATTTGGAATGCAGTTTATATTTAAAAAATAAATGTATACCCGTTTTTTGTCATAATAGTTATTTCGTCACCTTGAATTTATTTAAGGATCTCAACTTATTCTAATTATTTACATTGTTATGAGGTTTTAGAACTCCCAACACTTCGGGACAGAATGACGTTCTTAGCAATTTGTGGTACTTTACGGAAAAATAACAAACAATGAAAAAGACCTATTTGATTTTC
It encodes:
- a CDS encoding gliding motility-associated C-terminal domain-containing protein, which encodes MQNFTLGKKGYSMLLFALILLIGSSSTYGQANCPTVSDTSQEFCYLATVADLEATANGDGVRWYRTETSNTPIPENELLETRPYYAGNNSGTCRPGRVRVDVTVDDIGVPTADFGNTYAPCEYAPGGTSTVQDLIDSVNGNEVEIYDEEYSGSPLAPTTLLLEGNSYFAGQRNPSTNCPSSRLALRYDPVLALAPTADPTQTFCPGATVADLVAQATSDNQTAFRWYSTSTSNPQLSSTTPLINGETYYASQIVNRVNRELPPCESRDRAPVTVNFQDVPPDQTTQIFCIDSDDASTKPRVEDLLSPYGTPFFADEDFTILLNPQAFLRDSEDEGAFYFTANGNPDSCKVTKVTVDLVEIPNAGSDVNETICQSALTDAASLIERFNELLVGRDPGGEFTNSTLTDLMNQFIDNPIGTFTTTYTVATGSCTDSAVITVKVEAPTPVEAGTIDDFDVCSNGDSITLSSLLSDDATTGGTFRNSSDEVVTSFNPQTATLEVNDFTYTVNGSVENCTTGTETEEFTITVEEAPNAGPDITDSICITQLETLAASYNQLDPDATILAILDLFGWNGDMDGIFDPSSNELADDFIAFFNNPNRPSSFVLNATYTVESGNPVCSDDVAQFSITINNTQVANAGGDQTPPAYCITNDQEVQLSSLLGAGANTFGTFELDGEEIVSFVPAQLGVGEFEITYTVSGLEDCAIGTETATITVTVNDLTEANAGGDQAPPAYCITNDQEVQLSGLLGAGANTFGTFELDGEEIVSFIPAQLGVGEFEITYTVSGPEDCAIGTQTATITVTVNDLTEANAGGDQAPPAYCITNDQEVQLSGLLGAGANTFGTFELDGEEIVSFIPAQLGVGEFEITYTVSGPEDCAIGTQTATITVTVNDLTEANAGGDQAPPAYCITNDQEVQLSGLLGAGANTFGTFELDGEEIVSFVPAQLGVGEFEITYTVSGPEDCAIGTQTATITVTVNDLTEANAGGDQAPPAYCITNDQEVQLSGLLGAGANTFGTFELDGEEIVSFVPAQLGVGEFEITYTVSGPEDCAIGTQTATITVTVNDLTEANAGGDQAPPAYCITNDQEVQLSGLLGAGANTFGTFELDGEEIVSFIPAQLGVGEFEITYTVEGAEDCAIGTETATITVTVNDVPDAPTADANQSFCLIDNPTVANIVATGDNVIIYSDADLTTVVDSTTGLISGTTYYAVSANDDANCSSDATEITVIITDPAAPTLSFEGDEFCRSDNPTVQDLITNFSGAGVLIYTSSTGGSSLAATTALENGVTYYGASVDGTTGCESSERLAVVAKVEFCGIPEGFSPNDDGINDRFVIPDIAENFPNYTIEIFNRWGNLVFKGNASTGDWDGISNQSGTLGNDVLPVGVYFYILNYNDGQTPPVQGKLYLSI
- the murC gene encoding UDP-N-acetylmuramate--L-alanine ligase, which encodes MNLHFIAIGGSAMHNLALALNHKGNKITGSDDAIFEPSKSKLKNAGLLPDENGWFPNKITTHLDAIILGMHAKKDNPELLRAIDLGIKIYSYPEFLFEQSKHKTRVVIGGSHGKTTITSMILHVLHYNGKEIDFMVGAQLEGFETMVHLTEENDFILLEGDEYLSSPIDRRPKFHLYKPNIALLSGIAWDHVNVFPTYENYVEQFEIFVDSIVSGGILVYNEEDPELVGIAENTTNQIRKHGYNTPEYSIEDGTTILNTPEGELPLELFGAHNLNNLAGAKWICQHMGVDEDDFYEAISTFKGASKRLEKIVGTNNMLVYKDFAHSPSKVIATTTAVKNQYPNKTLVACLELHTYSSLTPEFLKQYNSSLNSADEAIVFFSPEALQIKKLPPITESQIFEAFGKSDLTVFTNPEKFQLHLKNMDYSNKVLLLMSSGNYGGLDFNEIKNWVS
- the radC gene encoding RadC family protein codes for the protein MSSTKIPFTIKNWAIDDRPREKLLQKGKLSLTDAELIAILIGSGSREESAVELSKKILSKSQNNLNLLGKQSVSQLMEFKGIGEAKAISIMAAMELGRRRRSEDAIENVKITSSNSVFEVLQPILGDLPHEEFWILYLNNANKILEKFQISKGGITGTLVDVRITLRKALELGAVSLILAHNHPSGNLKPSEVDKQLTLKLKTAAESMDIKILDHLIVTEKSYFSFADEGLM
- a CDS encoding DUF7033 domain-containing protein, with amino-acid sequence MLLIYTQKITPRITYAFKHLCTRVLGVELKITSKIEEFIAYESMKFSYGKKRLGNELFFQNVDLLLEQGFSDVEIKVQDWEETKCFFPVSENSDLPFDIFAASFYLLSRYEEYLPHVKDDFGRFPALESLAFKKGFLNSPVIDIWIQKFKKLLVSRFPEISFKKREYKSTSVISVSHVFNFQNKGFLRSVTGTLIDLGKLKFSRVSDRIKVQLRFKKDPYNVFDDLISLVKKHKINLNFMFQLSNFNAYDRNINYNRLNYREIIKYVADYSIVGLRLGYFAISNIEALKVEKKRFENIIHGPLQNVINTKYNLMLPEHYGFLNELEIPNDYSMGYPETIGFRAGTSLPFLFYDINLEITTPLKVHPYVFHSQATRIYEANELQEVVLKIMKDLKNVKGNMLTIFKNRDFSEYSNFKYHYSLLKQIHEIQ
- a CDS encoding YjjG family noncanonical pyrimidine nucleotidase; translation: MKFNNIKHVYFDLDHTLWDFDKNSALTFDVIFKEENIGLEIQDFLEAYIPINIDYWARYRNNLVSKELLRVGRLRDSFDALKIQISDESIDKLSNRYISVLPGFNHLLQDTKEILEYLKPKYKLHIITNGFEEIQHNKMQNSQIADYFDTITTSEEAGVKKPHLQIFAKALLKSNAVPENSVMIGDSYEADIEGAKNAGLHAVYFDYYGKLETVQVPQIQKLKELEMYL
- a CDS encoding DUF5723 family protein is translated as MRLYLSCFTILLGITLCQAQNKQLLYNVRGLPQSLLNNPGANVNFDGHIGIPLFSKFHISAGSSGVNLYDIFDDSKPDVNRKVSAAIRRLTRDDYFTLNQQLEVLSFGWRLNNGQYFSAGVYQEMDMFAYFPKDPALLVNEGNNAYLNVPFDFSDVAFTGEIMTVYHLGLNKKINDKLTIGARAKLYSGIFNVASTNNSGKFITRDDPNTPNFYRHFAENIDIRVNTSGYASLNNTGRTVQESTRDLLKRSFFGGNIGAGVDLGASYNLQDNLRLTASILDIGMMYQQYDVENYLYYGDYETDGIEPLFPDIAPSNNTIPYWDLFEDEVDRNLKDETVNEEYKTWRPVKFNAAIEFGFEEMFETCDYLRTYKRRNFNLIGIHLFGVKRPRTMNYALTTYYDRKFSNNFRAKVSYTVDDFSYYNVGLLVSTKIKKFNFYLAADNLIGYLNLAKSQSASIQFGMQFIFKK